From Candidatus Methylomirabilota bacterium, the proteins below share one genomic window:
- a CDS encoding GIY-YIG nuclease family protein, with protein sequence MPWVYLLHCGDGSLYAGSAKDLDRRLAQHAAGRASRYTRSRLPVRLVWSRRVRTWSAALREEARLKGLRRPQKDALLTAPASPASPRRRA encoded by the coding sequence GTGCCCTGGGTCTATCTCCTCCACTGCGGTGACGGCTCGCTCTACGCGGGCTCGGCCAAGGACCTCGACCGCCGCCTCGCCCAGCACGCGGCGGGTCGCGCCTCGCGCTACACCCGGTCTCGTCTTCCGGTGAGACTCGTTTGGTCGCGCCGCGTGCGCACCTGGTCCGCGGCGCTGCGCGAGGAGGCGCGGCTCAAGGGCCTGCGGCGGCCGCAGAAGGACGCGCTCCTCACCGCCCCCGCCTCCCCTGCGTCCCCTCGGCGGCGCGCGTGA
- a CDS encoding long-chain fatty acid--CoA ligase — translation MKGLIMDYPLTLTHFFERTRKIFHRKTLATRVPGVGLQRYTYADYADRVCRLAAALKRLGLKRGDRVGTFAWNSHRHMEVYFAAPLMGMVLHTVNIRLSPQDITYIVNHAEDRVLIVDASLWPLLEPIKNDLKSVKHFIVMKDSPTAEIPTGTFDYEALLADAPPVESWPKLEETDAAGMCYTSGTTGHPKGVLYTHRGIFLHCFASSTVDVLGICERDVILHIVPMFHANAWCVPFAGVMNGSTQIFGGPNPQPRDIIEIVHAEKVTLVGAVPTVWIAIQAILEKEPHWDISSIRCIPIGGSAAPRTLIEDFDKKYGAYMLHAWGMTEMSPLGTVCRPRSYTDGLPDDERYAIRAKQGSVVAGVDMRIVDDAGHVQPWDGKAVGEIQVRGPWVTSGYYNNPAGAAQFTDDGWFRTGDVASIDPDGYVQITDRTKDLIKSGGEWISSVDMESTIMGHPKVLEAAVISVPHEKWVERPLACVVAKPEWKGRLTKEEILDYLAPRVAKWWLPDDVAFIEAVPKTSVGKFDKKVLRERFKSWKPPA, via the coding sequence ATGAAGGGCCTCATCATGGATTACCCGCTGACGCTCACGCACTTCTTCGAGCGGACGCGGAAGATCTTCCATCGGAAGACCCTCGCGACCCGGGTGCCGGGGGTCGGGCTGCAGCGCTACACCTACGCGGACTACGCGGACCGGGTCTGCCGCCTGGCCGCCGCCCTCAAGCGGCTCGGGCTCAAAAGAGGCGACCGCGTCGGCACCTTCGCGTGGAACTCGCACCGGCACATGGAGGTGTACTTCGCGGCGCCGCTCATGGGCATGGTGCTCCACACCGTGAACATCCGCCTCTCGCCGCAGGACATCACCTATATCGTCAATCATGCCGAGGACCGGGTCCTCATCGTGGACGCGAGCCTCTGGCCCCTCCTGGAGCCGATCAAGAACGACCTCAAGTCGGTGAAGCACTTCATCGTGATGAAGGACTCGCCGACGGCGGAGATCCCCACGGGCACGTTCGACTACGAGGCGCTGCTCGCGGACGCCCCGCCCGTCGAGTCGTGGCCCAAGCTCGAGGAGACCGACGCCGCGGGCATGTGCTATACCTCCGGCACCACCGGCCATCCCAAGGGCGTGCTCTACACGCACCGCGGGATCTTCCTCCACTGCTTCGCGTCGTCCACGGTGGACGTGCTGGGCATCTGCGAGCGCGACGTGATCCTGCACATCGTGCCCATGTTCCACGCCAATGCGTGGTGCGTGCCGTTCGCCGGCGTGATGAACGGCTCCACCCAGATCTTCGGCGGCCCCAACCCGCAGCCGCGCGACATCATCGAGATCGTCCACGCGGAGAAGGTCACGCTGGTGGGCGCGGTGCCCACGGTGTGGATCGCCATCCAGGCCATTCTCGAGAAGGAGCCGCACTGGGACATCTCGTCGATCCGCTGCATCCCCATCGGCGGCTCGGCGGCGCCGCGAACGCTGATCGAGGACTTCGACAAGAAGTACGGCGCGTACATGCTCCACGCCTGGGGTATGACCGAGATGAGCCCGCTCGGAACGGTGTGCCGCCCCCGCTCCTACACCGACGGCCTGCCGGACGACGAGCGCTACGCCATTCGCGCCAAGCAGGGCTCGGTGGTCGCGGGCGTGGACATGCGCATCGTGGACGACGCGGGGCACGTCCAGCCCTGGGACGGGAAGGCGGTGGGCGAGATCCAGGTGCGCGGGCCGTGGGTGACCAGCGGCTACTACAACAATCCGGCCGGCGCCGCCCAGTTCACCGACGACGGCTGGTTCCGCACCGGCGACGTGGCGTCGATCGACCCCGACGGGTACGTGCAGATCACGGATCGCACCAAGGACCTCATCAAGTCCGGCGGCGAGTGGATCTCGAGCGTGGACATGGAGAGCACCATCATGGGGCATCCCAAGGTGCTCGAGGCCGCCGTCATCTCCGTCCCGCACGAAAAGTGGGTGGAGCGCCCGCTGGCCTGCGTGGTCGCCAAGCCCGAGTGGAAGGGACGGCTCACCAAGGAGGAGATCCTCGACTACCTCGCGCCGCGGGTGGCGAAGTGGTGGCTGCCCGACGACGTCGCGTTCATCGAGGCGGTGCCCAAGACCAGCGTGGGCAAGTTCGACAAGAAGGTGCTTCGCGAGCGCTTCAAGAGCTGGAAGCCGCCGGCCTGA
- a CDS encoding DUF5680 domain-containing protein produces the protein MYAFLRRALLLIPASRPYRGPAAYEEGEFVYGNQWEGGPERFRGVERIGLAGRPVYELVYAGGLLR, from the coding sequence GTGTACGCCTTCCTGCGGCGGGCCCTGCTCCTCATCCCGGCCAGCCGGCCCTATCGGGGCCCCGCCGCCTACGAGGAAGGCGAGTTCGTCTACGGCAATCAGTGGGAGGGCGGACCCGAGCGCTTTCGTGGTGTCGAGCGCATCGGGCTGGCGGGCCGGCCCGTGTACGAGCTCGTCTACGCGGGCGGCCTCCTCCGCTGA